The Thermostichus vulcanus str. 'Rupite' genome contains the following window.
TCTCAGCATCAAAGGGAGCCGGTGGTAGATCATCAGGTTTGGAAAACTCTCCAGGTTGACAGTAGAGGAGCTGGAAGATCGAAGCCCAATCACTCTGAAGCTGAGCGGGATTCATCGCAATCTGACCCGCTTGTCGGGGGTAAAAATGCCAGAAGTGGCGATCTTTAACCTGAAAGGCCAAAAACAACCCCTCCTGTGGAGCCTGATAACGAGTGCTATGGATCCCGAGTGGGATCTCCTCCACCGCCTGCATGCCCGACTGCTGAATAAACTCCAGAAGTGGGAATTTCATTTCATCCAGAGACACCAAATCTACTTTGGTCTCCAGAGCCTGTAAAACCTCACTCTGTGCACTCGGGGATTGAGCCTCCTTCAGCAGCCGGATCTCTTCTAAAGAGCGTTCTGAAATCACCTCGCCTAGCACACTAGCATCCAGGCCCACCTGCTGATCAATCAAGGCAATGCGCTGCTGCAACTTCTTCACCAAGCCTAACAACGACTCCAGACCTTGCTCAGGGAAACCATTGATGATCATCAACTCCTCAAAAGGGGATCCCATGCGGTCGATGCGGCCTGCCCGCTGGATCATCCGCACCGGATTCCAGTGCAGATCGTAATTAACCAGGGCAGCCGCCTCTTGAAGGTTTTGCCCCTCAGATAATACATCTGTGCAGATGATCAGATCGATTTCCTCTTCAGGCGAGCATCCCCGTTCCTGATCAGAAAGTCGATTGAACCGAGGAGCAAATCGCCTTACCAGAACCTCCCGCTGCCGATTTGGAGTTTTGCCCGTGAGCAGTTCTATGCGCAAACTCGCAGAAGAATCCCGCAGAGCTGGTCGCTTCTCGGCCATAGCCCGAAGCCACTCCGTATCCTCTAGTAGCTGCTGGTAAAGGTACTCAGCGGTGTCTCTGTAGTAACTAAACACAATCACCTTTTCCTGCTCCAGACTGAGCATCATCTGCTTAAAAGACAGCAATTTGAGATCAAAATCCTCGCCAGTCTGTACCTCTGACTGAATACGATCTATCCCCTTGATGATCTGGTTGAGCACCTCCTGATCCGCCCGAATTGCTCGGGTCAACTCCTCTAGGTCATAGTGAGTGGGATCCACGCTAGGGAGAGATGCCAAAAAATCTTCCACAGAATCATCCAGTTCTTCTGCCTCTAGAGCGATTAGACGTCGATATCGGGATCCATCCAGCAGTTGACCCTGACGGAGGAAATCCAAAAATCGGTCTTGAAAGGCAGCCTGCCAACGAATGCTATATTCAAAAGCCTTGATCGAACTCTCCAGCCGCTTCAGGTAAAGGGTTTTCATCAGGCTCGTGATCACTTCGTTGCGCAATTCCTCTTCCGTTGACTTGATTTGCTTCTCTCGCAGATAGTGATCGAGATTATAGGGAGCGAGAAAAAGCTCTTCGATATAGGTAACCCAACGGCCATAAAGCCTATGAAAGCTATCCTCAAAGTTGTAGGTAAACTGCCCTAGAATCCGACGAGGAAAGCGGATCTCCTGGCCACCGATGATGATCTTTTCTCCCGCCTGCTGACGCTTTAAGACATCCATACGGGAGCGTCGCACCATCGTCTGAAACAGAAGTTCTGTGATTTGACCCTTGCCCTTATCCAAATCCTTAAAGAGTTGAAATAGATTGGGGATCCCCCAGCTACTGTAATACCGGTCATCATTGCGAGTTAGCAATAACACCTGATGGTATAGGTCAAAGATCGTATTGTTGATGGGAGTAGCCGTGAGCAGCACCACCCACTTACGACGACGTCCGCCACAAATTAGGCGTTGTAGATTGGCATAGCGGCTGGTTAGTTTATTGCGGAAGTTATGGGACTCATCCACAATGATGATGTCGCAATAGCTGTAGCGTCGGCTGTTGAAATCAGGCCGCCCCATCTCTTCCTGAGACAACAGATCCGCCATCAGGCCAAATTCCCTTAACTTCGGTTCCCACACCAAATTACGCACCTGAGCGGGGCTGATCACCAGTGCACGGGGCACGTAACCGGGTTGTCGTCGCTCCGCTAGAACATGGTCGATCAGGCGCAAACCAATATAGGTTTTTCCCAACCCCACTGCATCAGCAACAATAGCCCCCCCATGACGCTCCAACAATTGCAAGGCTCGCTCAAACCCTTCCTGTTGGAAATCCGCCAGTTCCAAGGTTGTCGCTTGTCCTTTGACCGCCGGGCTCTCCTTCGGCTGAAATAGGGTGTAGAGACAACGCATCAGGATCTGGTGAGGAGTATAGGCTCGACTGCCAAACTTAGAGCGTTCCAGCTCGGCAATCAATTTGGATTTGTAGTCCTTATCTACACTGGGATGATCCCAAAACTCTGTAAACCAGGTGTTGCGCATCTCCTGAGCTGCTTGGGCATCTGCGAGCAGGACATTGAGCTCGGTATTGCCCTCCAACCCAGGCACAGTGAAATTACTGGATCCCACAATGCTGTAACTGGGGAATAAGTAGGCCTTGGCATGTAGAAAGGGAGTGCGTTCTCCGGTGGCTCCGTACAACCGCACCTCCACATGATCTTGGTTGAGAAACGCAATCAACCGATCGATGCAATGCTTGTATTCCAGCCTAAAGGTGGAGGACTCTAGCTGGCTCTGAAGTTCACGGCGTAAATAGTCTTGCAGATCAATTCGATCCGGTTCTGCCGGCTTAATCGTAGGATCCCGGCCAATCAATAGACGCAGACGGCTGAGTTTATGAAAGGCTCGCTCTAGTCGGATCTAGGCTTCAATGCGAAA
Protein-coding sequences here:
- a CDS encoding helicase-related protein, with protein sequence MIGRDPTIKPAEPDRIDLQDYLRRELQSQLESSTFRLEYKHCIDRLIAFLNQDHVEVRLYGATGERTPFLHAKAYLFPSYSIVGSSNFTVPGLEGNTELNVLLADAQAAQEMRNTWFTEFWDHPSVDKDYKSKLIAELERSKFGSRAYTPHQILMRCLYTLFQPKESPAVKGQATTLELADFQQEGFERALQLLERHGGAIVADAVGLGKTYIGLRLIDHVLAERRQPGYVPRALVISPAQVRNLVWEPKLREFGLMADLLSQEEMGRPDFNSRRYSYCDIIIVDESHNFRNKLTSRYANLQRLICGGRRRKWVVLLTATPINNTIFDLYHQVLLLTRNDDRYYSSWGIPNLFQLFKDLDKGKGQITELLFQTMVRRSRMDVLKRQQAGEKIIIGGQEIRFPRRILGQFTYNFEDSFHRLYGRWVTYIEELFLAPYNLDHYLREKQIKSTEEELRNEVITSLMKTLYLKRLESSIKAFEYSIRWQAAFQDRFLDFLRQGQLLDGSRYRRLIALEAEELDDSVEDFLASLPSVDPTHYDLEELTRAIRADQEVLNQIIKGIDRIQSEVQTGEDFDLKLLSFKQMMLSLEQEKVIVFSYYRDTAEYLYQQLLEDTEWLRAMAEKRPALRDSSASLRIELLTGKTPNRQREVLVRRFAPRFNRLSDQERGCSPEEEIDLIICTDVLSEGQNLQEAAALVNYDLHWNPVRMIQRAGRIDRMGSPFEELMIINGFPEQGLESLLGLVKKLQQRIALIDQQVGLDASVLGEVISERSLEEIRLLKEAQSPSAQSEVLQALETKVDLVSLDEMKFPLLEFIQQSGMQAVEEIPLGIHSTRYQAPQEGLFLAFQVKDRHFWHFYPRQAGQIAMNPAQLQSDWASIFQLLYCQPGEFSKPDDLPPAPFDAEIFQVLQPAINNLLNLLNQRQSSSFLRPTLPQWLRRIYLCLTEAEDNHKLDSVTEEARQRVLNLVTQIKSIRTYERDCKTFWKIYQQDRDVSNLIGSPDILVSIV